A single Hippocampus zosterae strain Florida chromosome 17, ASM2543408v3, whole genome shotgun sequence DNA region contains:
- the c17h17orf75 gene encoding protein Njmu-R1, which translates to MFTSQTSSFQDSIDVEEKDDFESEEIAAYGQKTQLNCYYAIYLYEGTRSEATEENVAWNQRRADSTTSQEDFSLTLIDSSLPAEAEPELRTYISRRLSKGALLGGMGNIATVELSLPEQAVGCYCCLLEQERSPEQPDADGNGHVICFLGGSEKGLNLYRLELDKYVQGLRSSLQTPELQNLETELRPYLSRWYEESVMHIHRVVQLVQSNISFLLHAALNHHHVEVTNADDRTKTDVSRFIKAASLQGLSQQDTTAASLCKAMSEDVHSHLTVDCSVTPPTFANTVSNRFCEDWSRAFLNAAERANPFLLRQILENFKLKAIQDMNSLKRFVRQAEMSHYALFRCCQFLQGCGNGDVLLQNARSEHSDLPDACRIIAVLEEFLREQSQA; encoded by the exons ATGTTTACATCCCAGACGTCGTCATTCCAAGATTCCATTGACGTGGAGGAGAAAGATGACTTCGAAAGCGAGGAAATTGCTGCGTACGGCCAAAAGACTCAGCTGAACTGCTATTATGCCATTTATCTATACGAAGGCACGAG ATCGGAGGCCACTGAGGAAAATGTGGCTTGGAACCAGAGACGCGCAGATTCCACAACCAGTCAGGAGGACTTTAG CTtgactttgattgacagcagcCTACCCGCAGAGGCGGAACCCGAGCTTCGCACGTACATCTCCAGGAGGCTGAGCAAAGGAGCCCTGCTCGGAGGCATGGGCAACATCGCCACTGTGGAGCTCAG CCTTCCAGAGCAGGCAGTGGGCTGCTACTGTTGCCTCCTGGAGCAAGAACGATCTCCAGAGCAACCTGATGCCGACGGTAACGGACACGTCATCTGCTTCTTGGGAGGCTCAGAAAAAGGACTCAActtatat AGACTAGAACTTGATAAGTACGTTCAAGGCTTGCGCAGCAGTCTGCAAACGCCCGAG CTGCAAAACCTGGAGACGGAGCTGCGTCCCTATCTGAGCCGCTGGTACGAAGAGTCCGTCATGCACATTCACCGCGTGGTGCAACTGGTGCAGAGCAACATCAGCTTCCTGCTGCATGCC GCTCTGAATCACCATCACGTGGAGGTCACCAATGCGGACGACAGGACAAAGACGGACGTGTCCCG GTTCATCAAAGCAGCCAGCTTGCAGGGCCTGTCGCAGCAAGACACCACGGCAGCCTCCCTCTGCAAGGCCATGTCGGAGGACGTGCACTCCCATCTGACAGTCGACTGCTCCGTCACGCCGCCCACCTTCGCCAACACCG TCAGTAACCGCTTCTGTGAGGACTGGAGTCGTGCGTTTTTGAACGCCGCAGAACGGGCCAACCCCTTCCTCCTCAGACAGATCCTGGAGAACTTCAAACTCAAG GCCATCCAGGACATGAACAGCCTGAAGCGTTTCGTGCGTCAGGCCGAGATGAGCCACTACGCTTTGTTTCGCTGCTGCCAGTTCCTGCAGGGCTGCGGCAACGGCGACGTGCTCCTGCAGAACGCCCGGTCCGAGCACAGCGACCTGCCCGACGCCTGCCGCATCATCGCCGTCCTCGAGGAGTTCCTCAGGGAGCAGTCGCAGGCCTGA
- the LOC127589253 gene encoding zona pellucida sperm-binding protein 3-like produces the protein MVLPRWGMIACVCLNMLVRNTMLVYFCLSLFLPMSLAIRTLKDGPMIDKDGREYKSSVVIGDSEDGTEIQTSVFSPPVRVTCTPTLMIIQVKADAYASIVSPGGLFLGGVEYSGFRQCQAERADDSEVVIKAGLQHCGTQLSISDDSLIYSNQLTFSPPPSHGITRKTQMVVPVSCHYKKTHIVSSQARLPLQFVTASPKTSPFSLRLMSDNWTSLRLSNVFYLGDVLNLEASYTNYGPEQRRLFIDSCVATLSPEAASVPRYFLIENNGCLADSKQRGSRARFLSRVRPDLLQLQLDAFLFNGDERNTLFLTCMLKATSEMWRSNGADKACTYMHSRWENIDGSPDVCRCCDTTCTQYSSEHLKPPGAKMCDVIVLGPLVILPKNVDQQQGGLYNK, from the exons ATGGTGTTACCGCGCTGGGGTATGATCGCTTGTGTTTGTCTTAACATGTTAGTGAGGAACACAATGCTGGTGTACTTCTGTTTGTCGCTTTTCCTGCCAATGTCCCTCGCCATTCGGACTTTGAAGGACGGACCCATGATCGACAAAGATGGAAGGGAGTACAAGTCCTCTGTTGTTATCGGTGATAGTGAGGACGGAACCGAAATCCAAACCAGTGTGTTCTCGCCCCCTGTGCGTGTGACATGCACACCGACGTTAATGATCATACAGGTCAAGGCTGACGCGTATGCATCGATAGTGTCTCCTGGGGGGCTTTTCCTGGGTGGTGTTGAGTATTCCGGCTTCAGACAATGCCAGGCCGAACGTGCTGATGACTCTGAGGTGGTCATCAAGGCTGGACTCCAGCACTGCGGCACCCAGCTGTCA ATATCTGACGACTCGTTGATCTACTCGAACCAACTGACCTTCTCGCCTCCTCCCAGTCATGGCATCACAAGGAAGACCCAAATGGTTGTTCCTGTGTCCTGCCACTACAAAAA GACACACATTGTGAGCAGTCAAGCTCGCTTGCCACTTCAGTTTGTCACTGCGTCTCCGAAGACCTCGCCCTTCTCCCTGAGGCTGATGTCCG ATAACTGGACAAGCCTGAGGCTGTCAAACGTCTTCTATCTTGGAGACGTGCTCAACCTGGAAGCGTCCTATACCAATTATGGCCCGGAACAGAGACGGCTCTTCATTGACAGCTGTGTGGCAACTCTGAGCCCAGAGGCGGCATCAGTGCCACGATACTTCCTCATTGAAAATAACGG GTGTCTCGCGGACTCAAAACAGCGGGGATCAAGAGCGCGCTTCCTGTCCAGAGTGAGGCCGGACCTtctccagctgcagctggacGCTTTCCTGTTTAACGGGGATGAAAGAAACACG CTCTTTCTAACATGCATGCTAAAAGCCACCTCTGAAATGTGGAGGAGCAACGGAGCGGACAAGGCCTGCACTTATATGCATTCAAG ATGGGAAAACATAGATGGGAGCCCTGACGTGTGTCGTTGCTGTGACACCACCTGCACACAATACTCCTCCGAACATCTGAAGCCTCCCG GTGCCAAGATGTGTGATGTTATTGTTCTAGGCCCTCTTGTGATTCTGCCCAAAAACGTAGACCAGCAACAAGGTGGCCTATATAATAAATAG
- the LOC127590429 gene encoding zona pellucida sperm-binding protein 3-like: protein MAALLLVLFSSSVISSLASRDLPLAKQSLAAYRRKDPERAPVDNRQPLNTVQVTCHPDSLEILIQADLFGVGVPVHNYEVRLGMERDNGPCGAEPSSDREYRILVELLDCGTKYWMTDASLVYTNLLIYTPAPSPDGLIRMDGAVVPIECHYARRYSLSSSSLKPTWIPFISTQAAVETLDFKLRIMTNDWQYERGANVYFLGEPIFIEASVRVGHHVGLRVFLNTCVATLQPDIHSLPRYVFIENGCLLDSKLQPSKSRFLVRTQDDKLQLVIDAFRFYDDDRGELYISCLMNAVPVHDTEAPNKACTFVKGRWRSADGNDYLCGYCQSDNGQHPSKAAKFGPRGFSKSAERESHWRSRLPATGWEQQAKVGPMLVLPEQKSLTIPDEELPPVLKKISRPALYGSQWMSGLNFLKDPDKGLIPGLFTEDLNDDLDHVSLVDPTSEIPLKDEGGELPEPTPTPPGAQDDNSTELVDPGPEVTVTPVSNVTDPQASNTIKDPKRK from the exons ATGGCAGCTTTACTCCTTGTTCTCTTCTCGTCAAGTGTGATCTCCTCATTGGCTAGCCGCGACCTTCCGTTAGCTAAACAGAGTCTTGCGGCTTACCGCCGCAAGGACCCCGAACGGGCTCCGGTGGACAATCGGCAGCCCCTCAACACAGTCCAGGTGACCTGTCACCCGGACTCCCTGGAAATCCTGATCCAAGCTGACCTGTTTGGCGTCGGGGTGCCGGTCCACAATTATGAGGTGCGCCTCGGGATGGAGCGCGATAACGGCCCCTGCGGCGCTGAGCCGTCCTCCGATCGCGAGTACAGAATCCTTGTTGAGTTGCTGGACTGTGGCACCAAATACTGG ATGACTGACGCGTCCCTGGTCTATACCAACCTGCTCATCTACACTCCCGCGCCATCACCCGATGGCCTGATCCGAATGGACGGGGCGGTCGTTCCAATCGAGTGTCACTATGCAAG GCGCTATAGTCTCTCCAGTTCTTCCCTCAAACCCACTTGGATCCCCTTCATTTCTACACAAGCTGCAGTGGAAACGCTGGACTTTAAGCTCAGAATCAtgacaa ATGATTGGCAGTATGAGAGGGGCGCCAACGTGTACTTCCTGGGCGAGCCAATTTTCATCGAGGCTTCTGTCAGAGTGGGCCATCACGTGGGCCTGCGAGTGTTCCTGAACACGTGTGTGGCCACGCTGCAGCCGGACATCCATTCTCTGCCAAGATACGTCTTCATTGAGAATGG TTGCTTGCTGGATTCTAAGCTTCAGCCCTCAAAGTCTCGCTTCCTAGTGCGAACACAAGATGACAAGCTGCAATTGGTCATTGATGCCTTCAGATTCTACGATGATGACAGAGGAGAG CTGTACATCTCATGCCTCATGAATGCGGTGCCCGTCCATGATACGGAAGCACCCAACAAAGCGTGCACTTTTGTCAAAGGGAG GTGGCGTTCAGCTGACGGCAACGACTACCTGTGTGGGTATTGTCAAAGCGACAACGGACAACATCCTAGCAAGGCAGCCAAATTCGGCCCTCGTGGCTTCAGCAAGTCGGCTGAACGAGAATCTCATTGGAGGAGCAGACTCCCCGCCACTG GGTGGGAACAGCAGGCAAAAGTGGGTCCCATGTTGGTTCTGCCCGAACAGAAAAGTTTGACTATTCCCGATGAGGAGCTGCCTCCGGTGCTCAAAAAGATCAGCAGGCCTGCTCTGTACGGCAGCCAGTGGATGAGCGGCCTCAACTTCTTGAAGG ACCCAGACAAGGGCCTAATTCCTGGTCTGTTCACCGAAGACCTGAATGACGACTTGGACCACGTCTCCCTTGTTGACCCCACAAGTGAAATTCCTCTGAAAG ATGAAGGTGGTGAACTTCCTGAACCGACACCCACCCCGCCAGGCGCACAGGATGACAACTCCACTGAACTTGTTGACCCTGGGCCGGAGGTGACTGTCACGCCCGTCTCCAACGTGACTGATCCACAAGCTTCTAACACTATAAAGGAcccaaagagaaaataa
- the LOC127590430 gene encoding uncharacterized protein LOC127590430 translates to MWKSNMKASIAFVVVAVWLLKVNADVSFMQLSEKQSLELSCPSQKDHGGLTILHVYHRRGPAQTTLLSLARGGDDELKLDPDYKTRLLVSGGSNGTRVKVILSHLEQRDSGLYVCEKRDNGSERVFITQLFLLVDASGMPCQCSSSYPPMLMTIFSATSLILITLLWLAVGECVKARRPPATGPPAVPVYEEMTRKQHNSGTPPNKQEALDEVTSPLYANTLVRQTQDNDYACPRHITLRA, encoded by the exons ATGTGGAAGAGCAACATGAAGGCCAGCATCGCGTTCGTTGTTGTCGCCGTTTGGCTCTTAAAGG TCAATGCAGATGTGAGCTTCATGCAGCTGTCGGAGAAGCAGTCTTTGGAGCTCTCGTGCCCCTCTCAGAAGGACCACGGCGGCCTGACAATTTTACACGTGTACCACCGCCGAGGCCCCGCTCAGACTACCCTGCTGTCCCTGGCTCGGGGGGGTGACGATGAGCTCAAGCTGGACCCCGACTACAAGACACGCTTGCTGGTGTCCGGAGGGAGCAACGGCACACGGGTCAAGGTTATCCTGTCGCACTTGGAGCAAAGGGACTCGGGGCTGTATGTGTGTGAAAAACGAGACAACGGCTCGGAGCGCGTCTTCATCACTCAGCTCTTCTTGCTGGTCGACGCCTCAG ggATGCCATGTCAGTGCTCTTCAAGCTACCCCCCTATGCTCATGACCATCTTTTCAGCGACGAGCCTCATTCTGATCACACTCTTGTGGCTTGCCGTGGGAGAATGT GTGAAGGCGAGGCGTCCTCCTGCCACGGGGCCACCTGCTGTTCCCGTTTATGAGGAAATGACCAGGAAGCAGCACAACTCGGGCACCCCCCCAAACAAGCAGGAAGCTCTGGATGAGGTCACGTCTCCATTGTATGCAAACACGCTCGTGAGACAAACACAAGACAACGACTACGCCTGCCCGAGACACATCACCCTCAGAGCCTGA